A part of Haloarchaeobius sp. HME9146 genomic DNA contains:
- a CDS encoding ribose-phosphate diphosphokinase, with protein MILPGSGSQALAAELAAELGEELAPVEFERFPDGEVMARIGDVSPERAVVVASTATSDAHLELLQLQDAAREAGADEIVTVLPYMGYARQDKVFNPGEPVSSRAVARAISANTDRVITVNPHEEAVCEFFDPAAEAVDAAAVLAEPLPETLTEPLFLAPDDGAIELAETVCAAYGEGETDYFEKKRLSGSEVEISPSDANVTGRDVVVVDDIIATGSTMSESIAVLNDRDAARVFVTCVHPLLAQNAVTKLARAGVETVIGTDTLERPVSEVSVAKVVAAQL; from the coding sequence ATGATACTCCCAGGCTCCGGGTCGCAGGCGCTCGCGGCCGAACTCGCCGCCGAGCTCGGTGAGGAGCTCGCGCCGGTCGAGTTCGAGCGCTTCCCCGACGGCGAGGTGATGGCTCGCATCGGGGACGTCTCGCCCGAGCGGGCCGTCGTCGTGGCATCGACCGCAACAAGTGACGCACATCTCGAACTGCTCCAGCTGCAGGACGCCGCCCGCGAGGCGGGCGCAGACGAGATAGTCACCGTCCTGCCGTACATGGGCTACGCCCGCCAGGACAAGGTGTTCAATCCGGGCGAGCCGGTCTCCTCGCGGGCCGTCGCCCGCGCCATCTCGGCCAACACCGACCGGGTCATCACGGTGAACCCGCACGAGGAAGCCGTCTGCGAGTTTTTCGACCCCGCGGCAGAAGCCGTCGACGCTGCCGCGGTCCTCGCCGAGCCGCTGCCTGAGACGCTCACGGAACCACTCTTTCTCGCGCCCGACGACGGCGCAATCGAACTCGCCGAGACCGTCTGTGCCGCCTACGGCGAGGGCGAGACCGACTACTTCGAGAAGAAGCGCCTCTCGGGGTCGGAGGTCGAGATCTCCCCGAGCGACGCGAACGTCACCGGCCGGGACGTGGTCGTCGTCGACGACATCATCGCCACCGGCTCGACCATGAGCGAGTCCATCGCGGTGCTGAACGACCGCGACGCGGCGCGCGTGTTCGTCACCTGCGTCCACCCGCTGCTCGCCCAGAACGCCGTCACGAAGCTCGCCCGGGCGGGCGTCGAGACCGTCATCGGGACGGACACGCTCGAACGCCCCGTCTCCGAGGTGTCTGTGGCAAAAGTTGTCGCAGCACAATTGTAG
- a CDS encoding CARDB domain-containing protein, which translates to MYRRLLVALLVLVSLPAGTAMAAPTADGAVAAGQVFDRDTLADGASQNRTTTDIQRTVRLHLTPTEKGSIQTDVVYDIPSDVTSLTVTLQQNADVVETERFRQTGPREYEWTGSGDTATITFDVDANETEDAGRRDVQFAGGEPTADAATGPNTATDRPDASLPMKTADATPAAKTDEETYAFIDIGPWAIVRVPQMATSWKWVGDDQVGLTKRTVVAGEGATGGQLAYLGPMTEYDTTVREQHIRLIVPRAAEMREKPTAVLDSMAEASGQLRVGARDPSVMVVAAPTSVRWSVAGLQLGADDAWVTADSRLDSADNVWLHEYVHTRQAFRPTDDGQWLIEGSADYYAALLAFDQGHISFSQFQSKLERGENDPYADSVLSEPSTWTRGAVYLKGSLVTGAIDRELRDVSDQTSSFQSVFRELNRQDGKVSNADILAAIEAESTTETSELAGRYTTTSATPDMWTRQVHEILFGVIPALMRTTVPADGVTVTGPYRNETVSSEPTLAVGEQLQVNVTVENVGGRAGEFETTFRVDGEVTQSKTGSLVPEETETVTFTREATEPGTARILVGDRVLNVTVREPATPTVASIDVPTSVAPGEQFTVRATIKNGEDWPGSATVPFVLDGEMQFDRAVKLPARSELTYTATASFDDPGEHTIRVGDQQVTVLVEREQSAGGTGTGDPDSLAIPGFGPTAALLALAGLVGLGAVNRRRRT; encoded by the coding sequence GTGTACCGACGGCTCCTCGTCGCGCTGCTCGTACTCGTGTCGCTCCCTGCTGGCACCGCGATGGCGGCACCGACAGCGGACGGTGCTGTCGCGGCCGGGCAGGTGTTCGACCGTGACACGCTCGCCGACGGGGCCAGCCAGAACCGGACCACGACCGACATCCAGCGGACGGTTCGCCTCCACCTGACGCCGACGGAGAAGGGCTCGATACAGACCGACGTCGTCTACGACATCCCCAGCGACGTGACCTCGCTCACCGTGACGCTGCAACAGAACGCCGACGTGGTCGAGACCGAGCGGTTCAGACAGACCGGCCCTCGCGAGTACGAGTGGACCGGCAGCGGCGACACCGCGACCATCACGTTCGACGTCGACGCCAACGAGACCGAGGACGCGGGGCGGCGTGACGTGCAGTTCGCAGGCGGGGAACCCACAGCCGACGCCGCGACCGGACCCAACACCGCGACCGACCGGCCGGACGCGTCCCTCCCGATGAAGACGGCCGACGCGACGCCGGCAGCCAAAACCGACGAGGAGACGTACGCGTTCATCGACATCGGCCCCTGGGCCATCGTCCGCGTCCCGCAGATGGCGACCTCCTGGAAGTGGGTCGGGGACGACCAGGTAGGCCTGACCAAGCGCACCGTCGTCGCCGGTGAGGGCGCGACCGGCGGCCAGCTGGCCTATCTGGGCCCGATGACCGAGTACGACACGACGGTCCGCGAGCAGCACATCCGACTGATCGTGCCGCGGGCCGCCGAGATGCGCGAGAAGCCGACGGCCGTGTTGGACTCGATGGCGGAGGCGAGCGGTCAGCTCCGGGTCGGAGCCCGCGACCCCTCCGTCATGGTGGTCGCCGCACCGACCAGTGTCCGCTGGAGCGTCGCGGGCCTGCAACTGGGTGCCGACGACGCCTGGGTCACGGCGGACTCGCGACTCGACTCCGCCGACAACGTCTGGCTCCACGAGTACGTCCACACGCGACAGGCGTTCAGGCCGACCGACGACGGCCAGTGGCTCATCGAGGGGAGCGCCGACTACTACGCGGCCCTGCTCGCGTTCGACCAGGGCCACATCTCGTTCTCGCAGTTCCAGTCGAAGTTGGAGCGTGGCGAGAACGACCCGTACGCCGATTCGGTCCTGTCAGAGCCGTCGACGTGGACCAGGGGAGCGGTGTATCTCAAGGGGTCGCTCGTCACGGGTGCCATCGACCGCGAACTCCGGGACGTGAGCGACCAGACGAGCAGTTTCCAGAGCGTGTTCCGGGAACTGAACCGGCAGGACGGGAAGGTGTCGAACGCGGACATCCTCGCGGCCATCGAGGCCGAATCGACGACCGAGACGAGCGAACTCGCGGGGCGCTACACCACCACCTCGGCGACGCCCGACATGTGGACGCGGCAGGTCCACGAGATCCTCTTCGGCGTCATCCCTGCCCTGATGCGGACGACCGTCCCGGCCGACGGCGTGACCGTCACGGGACCGTACCGGAACGAGACGGTCTCCTCGGAGCCGACGCTCGCGGTCGGCGAGCAGTTGCAGGTGAACGTCACCGTCGAGAACGTCGGCGGGCGCGCGGGCGAGTTCGAGACGACGTTCCGGGTCGACGGCGAGGTGACGCAGTCGAAGACCGGCAGCCTCGTCCCGGAGGAGACGGAGACGGTCACGTTCACCCGGGAGGCCACCGAACCCGGTACCGCCCGGATTCTCGTCGGTGACCGGGTGCTGAACGTGACGGTTCGTGAGCCCGCGACGCCCACGGTCGCGAGCATCGACGTGCCGACCTCGGTCGCCCCCGGCGAGCAGTTCACCGTCCGTGCGACCATCAAGAACGGCGAGGACTGGCCGGGCAGCGCGACGGTTCCGTTCGTCCTCGACGGGGAGATGCAGTTCGACCGAGCGGTCAAACTTCCCGCCCGGTCCGAACTCACCTACACCGCGACCGCGTCGTTCGATGACCCGGGCGAGCACACGATTCGCGTCGGCGACCAGCAGGTGACGGTGCTCGTCGAGCGTGAGCAGTCAGCGGGTGGGACCGGCACGGGCGACCCCGACTCGCTGGCGATTCCCGGCTTCGGGCCGACCGCCGCGCTCCTCGCACTGGCCGGGCTGGTCGGTCTCGGGGCCGTGAATCGGCGGCGACGAACGTGA
- a CDS encoding twin-arginine translocation signal domain-containing protein — protein sequence MVSRRNLLGSVAAAGAVGLAATRFDLWPDLPTSEEPPEDSVLCSLEVMNKDDEAHTVSVTVEQDGEILTDLTRDLDARESRNYPTGFVVSENLPTDPGQFVLTVTLDGEQTKAWDSRTERSGALRPYAIIEEDSVLRLVGLVDPPDTCPTETAP from the coding sequence ATGGTCTCCCGCCGCAACCTCCTCGGCTCGGTCGCTGCTGCTGGCGCAGTTGGCCTCGCAGCCACGCGATTCGACCTCTGGCCGGACCTGCCGACCAGTGAGGAACCACCTGAGGACTCCGTCCTCTGCTCACTCGAAGTCATGAACAAGGACGACGAGGCCCACACCGTCTCGGTCACCGTCGAGCAGGATGGCGAAATTCTCACAGACCTGACTCGCGACCTCGACGCGAGAGAATCCCGAAACTACCCCACTGGCTTCGTCGTCTCCGAGAACCTCCCGACCGACCCGGGGCAGTTCGTCTTGACGGTGACGCTCGACGGGGAACAGACGAAGGCGTGGGACAGTCGGACGGAGCGGTCGGGCGCACTCCGACCGTACGCCATCATCGAGGAGGACTCTGTTCTCCGCCTCGTCGGCCTTGTCGACCCACCCGACACTTGCCCAACCGAAACCGCCCCGTAA
- a CDS encoding heme NO-binding domain-containing protein yields MHGILHKSLKGYVGENVAEATWNEVMDAAGIEPKLYLPVTRYPDEEFTDAIAAIAAVTDHSEETIQRDVGRFLAPDILNTFKAHVKQGWGTREILAALDGIYKQIRKQDDESALPTVATSRLDPDTYVLEYRSEKRLCDLGKGIIEGIAAEYGDEVTISEEVCLHAGDDHCELTVDFE; encoded by the coding sequence ATGCACGGGATACTTCACAAGTCGCTGAAGGGGTACGTCGGGGAGAACGTCGCGGAAGCCACCTGGAACGAGGTGATGGACGCGGCGGGTATCGAGCCGAAACTCTATCTGCCGGTGACACGCTACCCGGACGAGGAGTTCACGGACGCCATCGCGGCCATCGCCGCGGTGACCGACCACTCCGAGGAGACCATCCAGCGCGACGTCGGGCGCTTCCTCGCGCCGGACATCCTGAACACGTTCAAGGCCCACGTCAAGCAGGGCTGGGGGACCCGCGAGATACTCGCGGCGCTGGACGGTATCTACAAGCAGATTCGGAAGCAGGACGACGAATCCGCCCTGCCCACGGTCGCGACATCCCGCCTCGACCCGGACACCTACGTGCTGGAGTACCGCTCGGAGAAGCGCCTCTGTGACCTCGGGAAGGGCATCATCGAGGGAATCGCCGCCGAGTACGGCGACGAGGTGACGATCTCAGAGGAGGTCTGTCTGCATGCCGGCGACGACCACTGCGAGCTGACGGTCGACTTCGAGTAG